In Pengzhenrongella sicca, a single genomic region encodes these proteins:
- a CDS encoding type IV pilus twitching motility protein PilT, producing MSEQFQGAYQPERPAPVHQMPTTYALESTPPPVPSPAPPAMRERTPVAPAARERTARVGMSAGAEEGDLDLDAALRVMVQAGASDLHLTAGSVPMLRLNGELSPLSGFATLIPGALQRSIYGILTQRQREAFEAELEFDFAYSLRGVARFRVNLYQQRESIGAAFRVIPYDIRPLEELGVPPVVATFAGLPRGLVLVTGSTGSGKSTTLAAIVDLANRTRSGHIMTVEDPIEFLHKHKKSLINQREVGSDTHSFASALKHVLRQDPDIILIGELRDLETISAAITAAETGHLVFATLHTQDAAQTIDRIIDVFPSHQQAQVRTQLAGALQSIVCQSLCKRADRPGRVVATEVLIATPAIRNLIREGKTHQIYSAMQAGAQHGMHTMDQHLAELVKSGKTSYEDALEKCQHVEDFNRLVGRSAGGSKGGAGMQGLNAQGMNAPGMNDAMGGLNGMGY from the coding sequence GTGAGCGAGCAGTTCCAGGGGGCCTACCAACCCGAACGGCCGGCGCCGGTGCACCAGATGCCGACGACGTACGCGCTCGAGAGCACGCCGCCGCCCGTGCCGAGCCCGGCGCCTCCGGCGATGCGGGAACGCACCCCGGTGGCCCCAGCCGCGCGCGAACGTACCGCGCGAGTCGGGATGAGCGCGGGTGCCGAGGAGGGCGACCTCGACCTTGACGCGGCCCTGCGGGTGATGGTCCAGGCCGGAGCCTCCGACCTGCACCTGACCGCTGGCTCGGTGCCGATGCTGCGCCTCAACGGCGAACTCAGCCCGCTCAGCGGCTTCGCCACGCTAATACCCGGGGCGCTGCAGCGCAGCATCTACGGGATCCTCACTCAACGCCAGCGGGAGGCGTTCGAGGCCGAGCTGGAGTTCGACTTCGCGTACTCGCTGCGCGGCGTGGCCCGCTTCCGGGTGAACCTGTACCAGCAGCGCGAATCGATCGGCGCGGCGTTCCGCGTGATCCCGTACGACATCCGGCCGCTCGAGGAGCTCGGCGTCCCGCCGGTCGTGGCGACGTTCGCCGGCCTGCCGCGCGGGCTCGTGCTGGTGACCGGGTCGACCGGGTCCGGCAAGTCCACGACACTCGCGGCGATCGTCGACCTCGCGAACCGCACCCGCTCCGGCCACATCATGACCGTCGAGGACCCGATCGAGTTTCTGCACAAGCACAAGAAGTCGCTGATCAACCAGCGCGAGGTCGGGTCGGACACCCACTCGTTCGCCAGCGCGCTGAAGCACGTGCTGCGGCAGGACCCGGACATCATCCTGATCGGCGAGCTGCGCGACCTCGAGACCATCTCCGCGGCGATCACCGCCGCCGAGACCGGCCACCTGGTGTTCGCGACGCTGCACACCCAGGACGCGGCGCAGACGATCGACCGCATCATCGACGTGTTCCCGAGCCACCAGCAGGCGCAGGTGCGCACCCAGCTTGCCGGAGCGCTGCAGTCCATCGTCTGTCAGTCGCTCTGCAAGCGGGCGGACCGGCCGGGCCGGGTCGTGGCCACCGAGGTGCTCATCGCCACGCCCGCGATCCGCAACCTGATCCGCGAGGGCAAGACGCACCAGATCTACTCGGCCATGCAGGCCGGCGCCCAGCACGGGATGCACACGATGGACCAGCACCTCGCCGAGCTCGTCAAGTCCGGCAAGACCTCCTACGAGGACGCTCTCGAGAAGTGCCAGCACGTCGAGGACTTCAACCGCCTGGTCGGCCGGTCCGCCGGCGGCTCCAAGGGCGGGGCAGGGATGCAGGGCCTGAACGCTCAGGGGATGAACGCGCCGGGCATGAACGACGCCATGGGCGGGCTGAACGGGATGGGGTACTGA
- a CDS encoding type II secretion system F family protein, protein MAEVAKTYEYAVRNRAGKLVTGRIEAGTQAAVANRLKTMGLAPVSIAEVQTSGLKREITIPGFGDKITLKHLSVMSRQLATMIDAGLSLLRALSILTDQTESKPLAKTLGQVRSDVETGTSFSAALARHPDVFPPLMINMVKAGEVGGFLDQVLISVAENYESEVKLRGKIKSAATYPVVVLMIAILAIIGMLLFIVPVFADMFDTLGGVLPLPTRILMWMSQSLKWTIVPLVIAFLAFNSWWSKHKNDRSVRERLDPIKLRLPVFGSLFQKIAVSRFTRNFGTMIHAGVPILQALDIVGETSGNLVIEKASKAVQDSVRRGESLTGPLSKHPVFPPMVVQMMAVGEDTGALDTMLEKIAEFYDEEVEATTDALTSLIEPLMIVGIGSIIGAMIVAMYLPIFAVFDLVQ, encoded by the coding sequence ATGGCCGAGGTCGCCAAAACCTACGAGTATGCGGTGCGCAATCGCGCCGGCAAGCTCGTCACCGGCCGCATCGAGGCGGGGACCCAGGCGGCCGTCGCCAACCGGCTCAAGACGATGGGTCTCGCGCCGGTGTCCATCGCCGAGGTGCAGACCAGCGGCTTGAAGCGCGAGATCACGATCCCCGGCTTCGGCGACAAGATCACGCTCAAGCACCTGTCGGTGATGTCGCGCCAACTCGCGACCATGATCGACGCGGGGCTCTCGCTGCTGCGGGCGCTGTCGATCCTCACCGACCAGACGGAGTCCAAGCCGCTCGCGAAGACCCTCGGCCAGGTCCGCAGCGACGTCGAGACCGGGACGTCGTTCTCGGCGGCACTGGCTCGTCACCCCGACGTCTTCCCGCCGCTGATGATCAACATGGTGAAGGCGGGCGAGGTCGGTGGCTTCCTCGACCAGGTGCTCATCTCGGTGGCGGAGAACTACGAGTCCGAGGTCAAGCTGCGCGGCAAGATCAAGTCGGCGGCGACCTACCCGGTCGTCGTCCTGATGATCGCGATCCTCGCGATCATCGGGATGCTCCTGTTCATCGTGCCGGTGTTCGCGGACATGTTCGACACGCTCGGCGGAGTGCTGCCGCTGCCGACGCGCATCCTGATGTGGATGTCGCAGTCGCTCAAGTGGACGATCGTTCCGCTGGTGATTGCGTTCCTCGCCTTCAACAGCTGGTGGTCGAAGCACAAGAACGATCGCTCGGTCCGCGAGCGGCTCGACCCGATCAAGCTCAGGCTCCCGGTGTTCGGCAGTCTCTTTCAGAAAATTGCGGTCTCGCGATTCACGCGGAACTTCGGCACGATGATTCACGCCGGCGTCCCGATCCTTCAGGCCCTCGACATTGTGGGGGAGACGAGCGGCAACCTCGTGATCGAGAAGGCATCGAAGGCAGTCCAGGACTCCGTACGACGAGGCGAGTCACTCACCGGCCCGCTCTCGAAGCACCCCGTCTTCCCGCCGATGGTCGTGCAGATGATGGCAGTCGGCGAGGACACCGGGGCGCTTGACACCATGCTCGAGAAGATTGCCGAGTTCTACGACGAGGAGGTTGAGGCGACCACCGACGCGCTCACTAGCCTCATCGAACCCCTCATGATCGTCGGTATCGGCTCCATCATCGGGGCGATGATCGTGGCGATGTACCTGCCGATCTTTGCGGTTTTCGATCTGGTCCAGTAG
- a CDS encoding GspE/PulE family protein translates to MKRLGEILLDEGLVTQAQLVVALDEQKSRGSSLGRTLVEIGVLTEAQLVQSLASQVGMDFIDLDEYAVDRLAVAMVPASLCRRHVVLPIAIESGMLLLATANPGNVVAVDDVRTMSGMRVRTVVATHDNLTRAIDRYCRSDGEMENLSAAFEDAIQSDPDIASVGEFVDDDAPIVRFVNLLVTQAITDRASDIHIEPAETDLRVRYRIDGVLHETQRAPKQIQGGVISRIKIMSDIDISERRKPQDGRMSVVHQGRKIDLRVATLPTVWGEKIVMRILDNTSASLNLRELSFLDHNFESFESSYSKPYGMILVTGPTGSGKSTTLYATLNAVSRPEINVITVEDPVEYRLPGINQVQVNPKAGLTFASALRSILRCDPDVVLLGEIRDHETAQIAIEAALTGHLVLSTLHTNDAPSAITRLVEMGIEPFLVGSALESVVAQRLARRLCDKCKEPYVPTEAELISARFLWEPGEDLPILYSAVGCVACSKTGYRGRMALHEVMRVTEDIERHAVAHSSSAEIARTAREQGMIPLREDGWRKVLLGQTSIEEVLRVVN, encoded by the coding sequence ATGAAGAGACTCGGCGAGATCCTCCTGGACGAGGGACTGGTCACCCAGGCGCAGCTGGTCGTCGCCCTCGACGAGCAGAAGTCGCGCGGCTCGTCGCTCGGGCGCACCCTGGTCGAGATCGGCGTGCTCACGGAGGCCCAGCTGGTGCAGTCGCTGGCCAGCCAGGTCGGCATGGACTTCATCGACCTGGACGAGTACGCCGTCGACCGGCTGGCCGTCGCCATGGTGCCCGCCTCGCTCTGCCGGCGACACGTGGTGCTGCCGATCGCGATCGAGAGCGGCATGCTTCTGCTCGCGACCGCGAACCCGGGCAACGTCGTCGCCGTCGACGACGTGCGCACCATGTCCGGCATGCGCGTGCGGACGGTGGTCGCCACCCACGACAACCTCACGCGCGCGATCGACCGCTACTGCCGCTCCGACGGCGAGATGGAGAACCTCTCCGCGGCCTTCGAGGATGCGATCCAGTCCGACCCCGACATCGCGAGCGTCGGGGAGTTCGTCGACGACGACGCCCCCATCGTCCGGTTCGTCAACCTCCTGGTCACGCAGGCGATCACCGACCGTGCCTCCGACATCCACATCGAGCCGGCCGAGACCGACCTGCGCGTGCGGTACCGGATCGACGGCGTGCTGCACGAGACGCAGCGCGCGCCCAAGCAGATCCAGGGCGGCGTGATCTCCCGTATCAAGATCATGAGCGACATCGACATCTCCGAGCGGCGCAAGCCGCAGGACGGTCGCATGTCCGTCGTCCACCAGGGCCGCAAGATCGACCTGCGCGTGGCGACTCTCCCGACCGTGTGGGGCGAGAAGATCGTCATGCGGATCCTGGACAACACCTCCGCGAGCCTGAACCTGCGCGAGCTGTCGTTCCTCGACCACAACTTCGAGTCCTTCGAGTCGTCGTACAGCAAGCCCTACGGCATGATCCTCGTCACCGGCCCTACGGGGTCCGGCAAGTCGACGACCCTCTACGCGACCCTCAACGCCGTCTCGCGGCCGGAGATCAACGTCATCACGGTCGAGGACCCGGTCGAGTACCGGCTCCCGGGCATCAACCAGGTGCAGGTCAACCCCAAGGCCGGGCTCACGTTCGCGAGCGCGCTGCGCTCGATCCTGCGCTGCGACCCTGACGTCGTGCTGCTGGGCGAGATCCGCGACCACGAGACCGCCCAGATCGCGATCGAGGCGGCGCTGACCGGCCACCTCGTGCTCTCGACCCTGCACACGAACGATGCGCCGAGCGCCATCACCCGGCTGGTCGAGATGGGGATCGAGCCGTTCCTGGTCGGGTCCGCCCTGGAGTCGGTCGTCGCCCAGCGCCTCGCGCGCCGGCTGTGCGACAAGTGCAAGGAGCCGTACGTGCCGACGGAGGCCGAGCTGATCTCGGCTCGATTTCTCTGGGAGCCGGGCGAGGATCTGCCGATCCTCTACTCGGCCGTCGGGTGCGTCGCGTGCTCGAAGACGGGGTACCGCGGGCGGATGGCGCTGCACGAGGTCATGCGGGTCACGGAGGACATCGAGCGGCACGCGGTCGCGCACTCCTCGAGCGCCGAGATCGCCCGCACCGCCCGCGAGCAGGGCATGATCCCGCTGCGCGAGGACGGGTGGCGCAAGGTGCTGCTCGGCCAGACCTCGATCGAAGAGGTGCTGCGCGTCGTCAACTGA
- a CDS encoding prepilin-type N-terminal cleavage/methylation domain-containing protein produces MSAIRSTIERGKVATSSRLEQEHDMMARIHQAMAKKDKGFTLIELLVVIIIIGILAAIAIPVYLNQRNKAYTASAQSDATAISTDLISSASQGSVTALAFTGTSPAYTATTITAGGLAETITPRLSAGSTFNAAWITADGSQYCVQVTNNSRIASVTNTGLTAVACGAKPTGAFGS; encoded by the coding sequence ATGTCGGCTATCAGGTCGACGATTGAACGCGGCAAGGTCGCAACTTCTTCTCGACTCGAACAGGAGCACGACATGATGGCTCGAATTCATCAGGCAATGGCAAAGAAGGACAAGGGCTTCACGCTCATCGAACTTCTCGTCGTCATCATTATCATCGGTATTCTCGCAGCGATCGCCATTCCGGTGTACCTCAACCAGAGAAACAAGGCGTACACCGCCTCCGCTCAGTCGGATGCAACGGCGATCTCGACCGATCTGATCAGTTCGGCGTCGCAGGGAAGTGTCACGGCTCTTGCCTTCACGGGCACGTCGCCGGCATATACAGCGACAACGATCACAGCGGGCGGGCTGGCTGAGACGATCACTCCTCGCCTCAGCGCCGGTTCAACCTTCAACGCGGCGTGGATCACTGCGGACGGTTCCCAGTACTGCGTTCAGGTCACCAACAACTCGAGGATTGCATCCGTGACCAACACCGGACTCACCGCCGTGGCGTGTGGGGCAAAGCCGACCGGTGCCTTCGGTTCCTGA